The proteins below come from a single Micromonospora citrea genomic window:
- a CDS encoding preprotein translocase YidC, with amino-acid sequence MGYRARDGELPVDPAHAEDEAGQARLVQVEADTDVPAPDDTTTRPDIVTEDDGSGMAGGASGTSSGGSGMPGHPDAAR; translated from the coding sequence GTGGGATACCGAGCACGCGACGGCGAGCTGCCGGTCGACCCGGCGCACGCCGAGGACGAGGCCGGCCAGGCGCGACTGGTCCAGGTCGAGGCGGACACCGACGTCCCCGCGCCCGACGACACGACGACGAGGCCCGACATCGTCACCGAGGACGACGGGTCGGGCATGGCGGGCGGCGCCTCGGGCACCTCCAGCGGCGGTTCGGGCATGCCGGGCCACCCGGACGCCGCGCGGTGA
- a CDS encoding alpha/beta hydrolase family protein — protein sequence MRTISRRRLLGGAAAAVSVAMVATAPAALAHAAPGAESVPPPATNAPLRLRLPVPTGPYAVAATELHLVDHDRPDPWVAAKRRELMVTVWYPARPAARGPLAPYLPPLAAQLYGENLAGMLGIPAGQVDWAGFATHARTGAPARVGHRGHPVVLYSPGGDRNRAEGTVLVEELVSRGYVVVTMDHTYEAPVVEFPGGRLATQRLSDLEPVALSRLLIHTRVQDTRFVLDQLAVLARGGNPDAGGRRLPDGLGAALDLSRAGMFGHSAGGFTTAEAMLADRRLDAGADLDGSMAYSTTELGEVAVRGLDRPFLLMGTGLVGGRPYTHLDAPDWRAFWANSPGWKRDLYVPDGQHFTFTDHQLLLPQLDAAFPLPEGLVASLIGTVDPGRIIASQRAYLSAFFDQHLRRRPRALLDSPSPRHPDVTFVR from the coding sequence ATGCGAACGATTTCTCGACGACGGCTGCTGGGCGGCGCCGCTGCTGCGGTGTCGGTGGCGATGGTGGCGACCGCGCCGGCAGCTCTCGCCCATGCCGCACCGGGGGCGGAGTCCGTCCCACCGCCGGCCACGAACGCGCCGCTGCGGTTGCGGCTTCCCGTGCCGACCGGCCCGTACGCCGTCGCCGCCACCGAACTGCACCTGGTCGACCACGACCGACCCGACCCGTGGGTGGCCGCCAAGCGGCGGGAACTCATGGTCACCGTCTGGTACCCGGCTCGCCCGGCGGCCCGTGGGCCACTCGCGCCGTACCTGCCACCGCTGGCGGCGCAGCTGTACGGCGAGAACCTCGCCGGCATGCTCGGCATCCCAGCCGGGCAGGTCGACTGGGCGGGCTTCGCCACCCATGCCCGTACCGGCGCGCCCGCCCGTGTCGGGCACCGAGGGCACCCGGTGGTCCTGTACTCGCCCGGCGGCGACAGGAACCGGGCGGAGGGCACGGTGCTCGTGGAGGAACTGGTCAGTCGGGGCTACGTCGTGGTGACGATGGACCACACGTACGAGGCGCCGGTCGTCGAGTTTCCCGGTGGGCGGCTGGCGACGCAGCGCCTGTCGGACCTGGAACCCGTCGCGCTCAGCCGCCTGCTGATCCACACCCGGGTCCAGGACACCCGATTCGTCCTCGACCAACTCGCCGTCCTCGCCCGGGGTGGCAACCCCGACGCCGGCGGACGCCGGCTTCCGGATGGCCTCGGCGCCGCGCTGGACCTGTCCCGCGCCGGCATGTTCGGCCACTCCGCCGGCGGTTTCACCACCGCCGAGGCGATGCTCGCCGACCGCCGGCTGGACGCCGGAGCGGACCTGGACGGCAGCATGGCGTACAGCACCACGGAACTCGGCGAGGTGGCCGTCCGTGGGCTCGACCGCCCGTTCCTGCTGATGGGCACCGGTCTCGTCGGCGGCAGGCCGTACACCCACCTGGACGCCCCGGACTGGCGGGCGTTCTGGGCGAACTCGCCCGGCTGGAAACGCGACCTGTACGTCCCCGACGGCCAGCACTTCACCTTCACCGACCACCAGCTGCTGCTACCGCAGCTCGACGCGGCGTTCCCGCTGCCGGAGGGGCTCGTCGCGAGCCTGATCGGCACCGTCGACCCGGGCCGGATCATCGCCTCCCAACGGGCCTACCTGAGCGCCTTCTTCGACCAACACCTCCGCCGGCGGCCCCGGGCGTTGCTCGACAGCCCGTCGCCGAGGCATCCCGACGTCACCTTCGTCCGCTGA
- a CDS encoding ATP-binding cassette domain-containing protein, with translation MITLRGLTKRFGAATAVDNLTLDVVPGRVTGFIGPNGAGKSTTMRMIVGLDRPTAGEALVDGRRYATLRHPLREVGALLDAKAVHPGRSARNHLLAMARSNGIPTRRVDEVLDTVGLANVAGKRAGTYSLGMGQRLGIAGALLGDPGVLMFDEPVNGLDPDGVRWVRELMRALAAEGRTVFVSSHLMSEMQLTADQLVVVGRGRLIADAPITEVIAGSSSTAVLVRSPRPAGLAELRRRLVAAGRAVEQEDDGALLVTGASVEQVGDLAHEIGVRLHELSVREASLEQAYMELTAGDVEYGALATTGSGARV, from the coding sequence ATGATCACTCTGCGCGGGCTGACGAAACGCTTCGGCGCGGCGACAGCCGTCGACAACCTGACCCTGGACGTCGTGCCGGGCCGGGTCACCGGCTTCATCGGCCCGAACGGTGCCGGGAAGTCCACCACGATGCGCATGATCGTCGGGCTGGACCGGCCCACCGCCGGCGAGGCGCTCGTCGACGGCCGGCGGTACGCGACCCTGCGGCATCCGCTGCGCGAGGTCGGCGCGCTGCTCGACGCCAAGGCGGTGCACCCCGGGCGGAGCGCCCGCAACCACCTGCTGGCGATGGCCCGCAGCAACGGCATCCCCACCCGCCGGGTGGACGAGGTGCTCGACACCGTGGGCCTGGCCAACGTCGCCGGCAAGCGCGCCGGCACCTACTCCCTCGGCATGGGCCAGCGCCTCGGCATCGCCGGCGCCCTGCTCGGCGACCCGGGTGTGCTGATGTTCGACGAGCCGGTCAACGGGCTCGACCCGGACGGGGTGCGCTGGGTCCGCGAACTCATGCGCGCCCTGGCAGCCGAGGGGCGGACCGTCTTCGTCTCCAGCCACCTGATGAGCGAGATGCAGCTCACCGCCGACCAACTCGTGGTGGTCGGCAGGGGCCGGCTCATCGCCGACGCCCCGATCACCGAGGTCATCGCGGGCAGTTCGTCGACCGCCGTCCTGGTGCGTAGCCCTCGGCCGGCCGGCCTTGCCGAACTGCGGCGCCGGCTGGTCGCGGCGGGCCGCGCGGTCGAGCAGGAGGACGACGGCGCGCTCCTCGTCACCGGCGCCAGCGTCGAGCAGGTCGGCGACCTGGCGCACGAGATCGGCGTACGCCTGCACGAGCTGAGCGTGCGCGAGGCGTCGCTGGAGCAGGCGTACATGGAGCTGACCGCCGGTGACGTCGAGTACGGCGCGCTGGCGACCACGGGATCGGGAGCGCGGGTATGA
- a CDS encoding ABC transporter permease yields MSTSHRSRRRGDRTGGGLAGAVGSEWTKLWSVRSVWGNLLASVLLMAAAAAQEAVYVVNENADLDPADDLGVVGLGTVAISSVLLAQFTVLALAMLVITAEYATGAIRATLQWTPSRGRLLLAKTAVVAVVTFVVGALLGALASAVAHPVLGEWGRFPVAETAGDVLAVATYLSLVGVFTLGLGTALRSAVGTLTTVFLILMVVPTALGVLGNEFVDRLVDGLPGVAGYHFMSGDTDPYPPATGLALLAAWALAAMLAGYAALRSRDA; encoded by the coding sequence ATGTCCACCTCCCACCGCTCGCGCCGGCGCGGCGACCGCACCGGCGGCGGCCTGGCCGGCGCGGTCGGCAGCGAGTGGACCAAGCTCTGGTCGGTGCGCTCGGTCTGGGGGAATCTGCTCGCCAGCGTCCTGCTGATGGCGGCGGCGGCCGCCCAGGAGGCCGTCTACGTGGTCAACGAGAACGCCGACCTCGACCCCGCCGACGACCTGGGTGTGGTCGGTCTCGGCACCGTCGCGATCAGCTCCGTGCTCCTGGCGCAGTTCACGGTGCTCGCCCTGGCGATGCTGGTGATCACCGCCGAGTACGCGACCGGCGCGATCCGGGCCACCCTGCAGTGGACCCCGTCGCGGGGCCGGCTGCTGTTGGCCAAGACCGCCGTGGTCGCCGTGGTCACGTTCGTCGTGGGCGCGCTGCTCGGGGCGCTGGCCTCCGCCGTCGCCCACCCGGTGCTCGGCGAGTGGGGCCGGTTCCCGGTCGCGGAAACCGCAGGCGACGTGCTGGCGGTGGCCACGTACCTGTCCCTGGTCGGCGTCTTCACCCTCGGGCTCGGGACGGCGCTGCGCAGCGCCGTCGGCACGCTGACCACCGTGTTCCTGATCCTCATGGTGGTGCCGACCGCGCTCGGTGTCCTCGGCAACGAGTTCGTCGACCGGCTCGTCGACGGGCTGCCGGGGGTGGCCGGATACCACTTCATGAGCGGCGACACCGACCCGTACCCGCCGGCCACCGGCCTCGCCCTGCTCGCCGCGTGGGCGCTCGCGGCGATGCTCGCCGGTTACGCGGCACTGCGGTCGCGGGACGCCTGA
- the rnhA gene encoding ribonuclease HI, with the protein MVDETAGRVVQIWTDGACSGNPGPGGWGVVLRYGAHERELCGGEATPTTNNRMELMAAIQALESLTRPVTVELHTDSTYVRNGITSWLASWKRNGWRTAAKQPVKNADLWQRLEAACARHRVTWLWVKGHNGHPENERADALANRGMTEARAAVPAGR; encoded by the coding sequence ATGGTGGACGAGACGGCCGGCAGGGTCGTGCAGATCTGGACCGACGGGGCGTGCAGCGGCAACCCCGGCCCCGGCGGTTGGGGCGTGGTGCTGCGCTACGGCGCGCACGAGCGGGAGCTGTGCGGCGGCGAGGCGACCCCGACCACCAACAACCGGATGGAGCTGATGGCGGCCATCCAGGCCCTGGAGAGCCTGACCCGGCCGGTCACCGTCGAGCTGCACACCGACAGCACGTACGTGCGCAACGGCATCACGAGCTGGTTGGCGTCGTGGAAGCGCAACGGCTGGCGGACCGCCGCGAAGCAGCCGGTCAAGAACGCCGACCTGTGGCAGCGGCTGGAGGCGGCGTGCGCCCGGCACCGGGTCACCTGGCTGTGGGTGAAGGGTCACAACGGCCACCCGGAGAACGAGCGCGCCGACGCGCTGGCCAACCGCGGCATGACCGAGGCCCGCGCGGCGGTGCCCGCCGGCCGCTGA
- a CDS encoding response regulator, with protein MIPVLLADDDAMIRSGVRVILAADPEIEVVAEAADGRTAVTLARAHRPRVALLDIRMPILDGLAAASEIRRHAPDTAILMLTTFGEDDYIARALGDGVSGFLLKASDPRELLAGVRAAADGGAYLSPRVARRVIELGGARMARGPAARDRTGMLTGREREVLALVGAGLSNAEIGRRLFLVEGTVKSYVSTIFSRLGVRNRVQAAIVAYDAGLVDEAG; from the coding sequence GTGATTCCGGTCCTGCTGGCCGACGACGATGCGATGATCCGGTCCGGGGTGCGAGTGATCCTGGCGGCGGATCCCGAGATCGAGGTGGTGGCGGAGGCCGCGGACGGGCGGACCGCCGTCACGCTGGCCCGGGCGCACCGGCCGCGGGTGGCGTTGCTGGACATCCGGATGCCGATCCTGGACGGCCTCGCGGCCGCCTCGGAGATCCGCCGGCACGCGCCCGACACCGCGATCCTCATGCTCACCACGTTCGGCGAGGACGACTACATCGCGCGGGCGCTCGGGGACGGCGTCAGCGGTTTCCTGCTCAAGGCCAGCGACCCGCGCGAGCTGCTGGCCGGGGTACGGGCGGCGGCCGACGGCGGGGCGTACCTGTCACCGCGGGTCGCCCGGCGGGTGATCGAGCTGGGCGGCGCGCGGATGGCCCGCGGCCCGGCGGCCCGGGACCGCACCGGAATGCTCACCGGCCGGGAGCGTGAGGTGCTGGCGCTGGTCGGGGCCGGGCTGTCCAACGCGGAGATCGGCCGGCGGCTGTTCCTCGTGGAGGGCACGGTGAAGAGCTACGTGAGCACGATCTTCAGCCGGCTCGGCGTGCGGAACCGGGTGCAGGCCGCGATCGTCGCGTACGACGCGGGGTTGGTGGACGAGGCCGGATGA